One part of the Bacillus sp. FJAT-45350 genome encodes these proteins:
- the secE gene encoding preprotein translocase subunit SecE, protein MASGENEKKGIGQFLREVVQEMKRVSWPTRKELTKYTWVVLGTVFFIAVFFAVADYGISWLVRLLLG, encoded by the coding sequence ATGGCTAGCGGCGAAAATGAAAAAAAAGGTATTGGGCAATTCCTACGAGAAGTTGTCCAAGAGATGAAGCGAGTTTCATGGCCAACACGTAAAGAGTTGACAAAATATACATGGGTAGTACTTGGGACAGTCTTCTTTATTGCTGTCTTTTTTGCAGTAGCTGATTATGGAATTTCATGGTTGGTGCGACTATTATTAGGTTAA